A genomic stretch from Nodosilinea sp. E11 includes:
- the drmC gene encoding DISARM system phospholipase D-like protein DrmC, translating into MSPFVRLSRPALVGIAEALTAGRLSLPVSNVSLCAYVLEQELAAVVQEINHLHQQGMAPRQLAYMLTVLAEERAVSQAKQDQVDLVWTGPEVPGTESRDTGIVVRELFSSAQHSVLISSFAIDQGTKGYDLFRPLAQRMDANPAIQVRMFLNVKRKYQDRTPAAVLLRQFAETFRRHVWPGQRLPEVFHDPRTMLMTAESNACLHAKCVVVDEERLLITSANFTEAAHERNIEAGVLMRDRVVARAIRSQFEMLVVQGLLERVPGL; encoded by the coding sequence ATGTCGCCCTTTGTGCGGCTGAGTCGCCCGGCTCTGGTAGGTATCGCAGAGGCTCTAACGGCTGGCAGATTGAGTCTGCCAGTCTCTAACGTCTCTCTATGTGCCTACGTGCTTGAGCAGGAGTTAGCCGCCGTCGTTCAGGAAATTAATCACCTGCACCAGCAAGGCATGGCACCCAGGCAACTGGCCTACATGCTCACAGTGCTGGCCGAGGAGCGGGCCGTGTCCCAGGCCAAACAAGATCAGGTAGATCTGGTGTGGACCGGGCCAGAAGTCCCCGGTACCGAAAGCCGAGACACCGGCATTGTGGTGCGGGAGCTATTTAGCAGCGCCCAGCACAGCGTGCTGATCTCCAGCTTCGCCATCGACCAGGGCACCAAAGGCTATGACCTCTTCCGCCCCCTGGCCCAGCGCATGGATGCCAATCCCGCCATCCAGGTCAGAATGTTCCTTAACGTCAAACGCAAGTACCAAGACCGTACCCCAGCCGCCGTCCTGCTGCGGCAGTTTGCCGAAACCTTTCGCCGCCATGTCTGGCCCGGTCAACGCCTGCCGGAGGTCTTCCACGACCCCCGCACCATGCTGATGACCGCCGAGTCTAATGCCTGCCTCCACGCCAAGTGCGTGGTCGTCGATGAAGAGCGCCTGCTGATCACCTCCGCCAACTTCACTGAGGCCGCCCATGAGCGCAACATTGAGGCCGGGGTGTTGATGCGCGATCGCGTTGTGGCCCGCGCTATCCGCTCCCAGTTTGAAATGCTGGTTGTTCAAGGCCTTTTAGAACGAGTTCCAGGACTGTAG
- a CDS encoding DUF262 domain-containing HNH endonuclease family protein encodes MPTRIHGAEYPIEKIFCDDFVFSIPLYQRPYAWEIEQAEALLDDLLDFLGDSNTPIDEISPYFLGSIVLIKTDGASQSEVVDGQQRLTTLTILLSVLREVVPEKIAKELTKYIYEEGSWVRNTPNRYRLTLRERDEKFFRDYIQDEGGISKLIEKKDAILPDSQAHIRDNALHLLKRLQKLSEHQCIRLTQFVITGCLLVVVSTPDMDSAYRIFSVLNDRGLDLSHTDILKSEIIGKISPGQQEQYNRLWEDTEVRLGRGTFQDLFSHIRMIYRKAKQKDSVLKEVRLYVEPSKNPAYFIDEVLCPTAQAYADIQDCYYESNQHAEAINTYFKYLNRIDNADWLPPAIAYLSKHRHQPDKLLTFFKDLDRLASGLMIQRADINQRMRRYSTLLTWIEEGQDLSQPDSPLHLTADECQAIIQRLNGPLYLETKIRLYVLLRLDTYLSGGEAVYTLPRITVEHILPQTPRQDSQWLAWFPDEETRQGYVHRLGNLALLSGYKNSSAQNYDFETKKKKYFTGKSGVSPFAMTTQVLNTPEWTPKVIEKRQDELINSFKELWRLDEAVLVPQPALVG; translated from the coding sequence ATGCCTACCAGAATCCACGGTGCCGAATATCCCATTGAGAAAATTTTCTGTGATGACTTTGTATTCTCAATTCCCCTCTATCAACGTCCCTACGCCTGGGAAATTGAACAAGCAGAAGCTCTACTCGATGATTTGCTAGATTTTCTGGGAGATAGCAACACTCCAATAGACGAAATCAGCCCTTACTTCTTAGGTAGCATCGTCCTGATTAAAACTGATGGTGCTTCACAGTCTGAAGTCGTGGATGGTCAACAACGCTTGACAACCCTGACTATCCTCCTGTCTGTTCTACGAGAAGTCGTTCCAGAGAAAATTGCTAAAGAGCTAACAAAATATATATATGAAGAAGGCAGTTGGGTTAGAAACACGCCCAACCGCTATCGCTTAACCCTGCGGGAGCGAGATGAGAAGTTCTTCCGCGACTATATTCAAGACGAAGGAGGCATCAGCAAACTAATCGAGAAAAAAGATGCCATTCTCCCCGACAGCCAAGCTCACATTCGCGACAACGCTCTGCATCTGCTAAAACGCTTACAGAAACTTTCCGAGCATCAGTGCATTCGGCTAACTCAATTTGTCATCACAGGCTGTTTGCTGGTAGTTGTCTCCACTCCCGATATGGATTCGGCCTATCGCATTTTCTCAGTCCTCAATGACCGTGGACTAGACCTATCCCATACCGACATTCTCAAGTCAGAAATTATCGGCAAAATTTCACCAGGTCAGCAAGAGCAATACAACAGGCTTTGGGAAGACACTGAAGTCAGGCTAGGGCGCGGCACCTTTCAAGACTTGTTCTCCCACATTCGGATGATTTACCGCAAAGCCAAGCAAAAAGACTCCGTCCTGAAGGAGGTTCGGCTATATGTGGAGCCAAGTAAAAATCCAGCCTACTTTATTGATGAAGTGCTATGCCCAACAGCTCAGGCCTATGCCGATATCCAAGACTGCTACTACGAGAGCAATCAGCACGCCGAAGCCATCAATACCTACTTCAAATACCTCAACCGCATTGATAATGCCGACTGGCTGCCGCCTGCGATCGCTTACCTCTCCAAGCACCGCCATCAGCCCGACAAGCTGCTCACCTTCTTCAAAGACCTTGATCGCCTCGCCTCTGGCCTAATGATTCAACGCGCCGACATCAACCAACGGATGCGCCGCTACAGCACCCTCCTTACCTGGATCGAAGAGGGCCAAGACCTGAGCCAGCCCGACTCTCCCTTGCACCTCACCGCTGACGAGTGCCAGGCCATTATTCAGCGTCTCAATGGCCCCCTCTACCTAGAGACCAAAATTCGCCTCTACGTGCTGCTGCGCCTCGACACCTACCTCTCTGGCGGCGAGGCCGTCTACACCCTACCCCGCATCACCGTCGAGCACATCTTGCCCCAAACCCCTCGCCAAGACAGCCAGTGGCTAGCCTGGTTCCCCGACGAAGAAACCCGGCAAGGCTATGTGCACCGCCTGGGCAATCTGGCTCTACTGTCGGGCTACAAAAACAGCAGCGCCCAAAACTACGACTTCGAGACCAAAAAGAAAAAATATTTCACCGGCAAAAGCGGCGTTTCCCCCTTCGCCATGACCACTCAGGTACTCAACACACCCGAATGGACACCTAAAGTAATTGAAAAGCGACAGGACGAGCTAATCAACTCCTTCAAGGAACTCTGGCGATTGGATGAAGCTGTTCTCGTACCCCAACCCGCACTTGTGGGATAA
- a CDS encoding dual OB domain-containing protein produces MNRTQIICLANSLKLRERCFAGINLDSARWIRPVSLKYPNDGRVPWSTEISSGTKILTLEEIKVLDVLEIPLYETGPDFGFECENRAIAAGQWTYIRKAKIEEILPFVNFHSPILHNSYKYVTVPFLQSLPFEQRKSLDIVYTDSLKITQQEKTDGNKKWKGTFVTRGGYSLKEATITDPEAVDLFRHGIYLNEPCLITVSLGMPFSPPGWDGPANPCWKLIAGIRRLSLIEQILVEMHIIGWSIEQGRNYAMSTFGKKSRLHLTYDEKHIFIDHLRKLSQPNL; encoded by the coding sequence ATGAATCGAACACAGATCATTTGCCTTGCTAATTCTCTAAAGCTAAGAGAGCGTTGCTTTGCAGGAATCAATCTTGATTCAGCTCGTTGGATTCGACCAGTTTCTTTGAAGTATCCCAATGATGGCAGAGTCCCTTGGAGTACAGAAATAAGTAGTGGAACAAAAATTCTAACGCTTGAAGAGATCAAAGTACTAGATGTCTTAGAGATTCCGTTATATGAAACAGGGCCAGACTTTGGATTTGAGTGTGAAAATCGTGCTATTGCTGCGGGACAATGGACCTATATTCGAAAAGCTAAAATTGAAGAAATTCTACCCTTCGTGAATTTCCATTCGCCAATCCTACATAATTCCTACAAATATGTCACCGTTCCTTTTCTTCAGTCACTACCGTTTGAGCAAAGAAAAAGCTTGGATATTGTGTATACAGATTCACTAAAAATAACTCAGCAGGAAAAGACAGATGGAAATAAGAAGTGGAAAGGAACGTTCGTGACCAGGGGAGGATATTCCTTAAAGGAGGCCACCATTACTGATCCTGAAGCCGTGGATTTATTTCGTCATGGCATTTATCTAAACGAGCCATGTTTAATTACTGTAAGTTTAGGCATGCCTTTTAGCCCGCCAGGGTGGGATGGCCCAGCAAACCCATGCTGGAAGCTAATTGCTGGAATCAGAAGGCTTTCACTAATAGAACAGATTTTAGTTGAGATGCACATTATAGGGTGGAGCATTGAGCAAGGAAGAAATTATGCCATGAGCACATTTGGCAAAAAGAGTCGTCTCCACCTCACCTATGACGAAAAGCATATTTTCATCGATCATCTCCGAAAACTATCCCAACCCAACCTATAG
- a CDS encoding UPF0175 family protein — protein sequence MSLQLTIEYPETFPDAVGRTREQFEQEARWAMAVKLFELQRLSSGMAAALLGVDRVTFLLRLSDYGVPMIDLSEEELLSDIANA from the coding sequence ATGTCTCTACAACTCACCATCGAATACCCCGAAACCTTCCCTGATGCCGTAGGCCGCACCCGCGAGCAATTTGAACAAGAAGCCCGCTGGGCCATGGCCGTCAAGCTGTTTGAGCTACAGCGGCTTTCCTCAGGCATGGCAGCAGCCCTGCTAGGGGTCGATCGCGTCACCTTTCTGCTCAGGCTGAGCGACTACGGCGTTCCCATGATTGACCTCTCCGAAGAAGAGCTACTATCGGACATCGCCAATGCCTGA
- the drmB gene encoding DrmB family protein: MSQSNKAHNKTKKASGELRQSQMLTTFGPGSMVDLPARSVIISGLSYWKGDKPYIREDRLKYKVAKSLNLPDGHEVKLFGPPIKTSDPKAPLSGVDALVFPTWFLAQIDRTIDRGGKAYRTRPLISWSAVKGGARFEGKTVQAVPVRFVQACTNGHLSDINWNAFVHNDFQAKCRGQLWLDEAGSGNDFEEIFVRCEQCSSLRPLSQAKITDSKVLGACEGHRPWLGARGKEPCRRHRVTDTGELIATDKPEYNRLLVRSASNAYFSQILSVISMPDKDAALKQAVDRFYEEDLQYTEDIADVTKELRKAKFADLVEFGAEAVWAEIKRRKAGLSTPDKSIKQVELEALLACPEEKGKETPSSDKIFEGYTRKPSSLEPKWQPFIDKVVLVHRLREVLALIGFTRFEAAQTNIEGEIDDLAIGVRRASLDFEPNWVPAIENLGEGVFISFNKEQVERWQQRQNVIDRTKALNQGFSKWAENRGIPQDKAKFPGEAYIMLHSLSHLLITAVSLECGYASSAIRERIYAFPDIGYGILLHTGTSGSEGTLGGLVEVGRRIEYHLGKALEQGRLCSNDPVCAQHKPDNIQEDRFLHGAACHGCLLIAETSCERRNEMLDRALVTSTVEGLGAEFFPDGVY, encoded by the coding sequence ATGAGCCAGTCCAACAAAGCCCACAACAAAACCAAGAAAGCCAGCGGCGAACTGCGCCAGAGCCAGATGCTCACCACCTTCGGCCCCGGCTCGATGGTAGACCTGCCCGCCCGGTCGGTGATTATTTCAGGCCTCAGCTACTGGAAAGGCGACAAACCCTACATTCGAGAAGACCGCCTCAAGTACAAGGTGGCCAAAAGCCTCAACCTGCCCGACGGGCACGAGGTTAAACTCTTTGGCCCACCCATCAAAACGAGCGACCCCAAAGCGCCCCTGAGCGGCGTGGATGCCCTGGTGTTCCCCACCTGGTTTCTTGCTCAGATTGACCGCACCATTGATCGGGGGGGCAAGGCTTACCGTACCCGCCCTCTGATTTCCTGGAGCGCCGTCAAGGGGGGAGCCCGGTTTGAAGGCAAGACAGTGCAGGCGGTGCCGGTGCGCTTTGTCCAGGCCTGCACCAATGGCCACCTCAGCGACATTAACTGGAATGCTTTTGTCCACAACGACTTCCAGGCCAAGTGCCGAGGCCAGCTCTGGCTGGATGAAGCTGGTTCCGGCAACGACTTTGAAGAAATCTTTGTGCGGTGCGAGCAGTGCAGCAGCCTGCGCCCTCTATCCCAGGCCAAGATTACCGACTCTAAGGTGCTAGGAGCCTGTGAAGGCCATCGCCCCTGGCTGGGTGCCCGAGGCAAAGAACCCTGCCGCCGCCACCGGGTCACCGACACTGGCGAGCTTATCGCCACCGATAAGCCCGAGTACAACCGGCTGTTGGTGCGATCGGCCAGCAACGCCTACTTCAGCCAGATCCTCAGCGTCATCTCCATGCCCGACAAGGATGCTGCACTGAAGCAGGCCGTGGATCGCTTCTACGAAGAAGACCTGCAATACACCGAAGACATTGCCGATGTCACCAAAGAGCTGCGCAAAGCCAAGTTTGCCGACCTGGTCGAGTTTGGCGCAGAGGCGGTCTGGGCTGAGATTAAACGCCGCAAAGCCGGTCTTTCTACCCCCGACAAAAGCATCAAACAGGTGGAACTGGAGGCATTGCTGGCCTGCCCCGAAGAGAAAGGCAAAGAGACCCCCTCCAGCGACAAGATCTTTGAAGGCTATACCCGCAAGCCCAGTTCTCTAGAGCCTAAGTGGCAACCCTTCATCGATAAAGTTGTTCTGGTGCATCGCCTAAGGGAGGTGTTGGCCCTGATTGGCTTCACCCGGTTTGAGGCGGCTCAAACCAACATCGAAGGGGAAATCGATGACCTTGCCATCGGCGTCCGTCGGGCCAGCCTAGACTTTGAGCCCAACTGGGTACCCGCGATTGAGAACCTAGGCGAGGGGGTTTTCATCAGCTTCAACAAAGAACAGGTGGAGCGCTGGCAACAACGGCAAAACGTGATTGACCGAACCAAGGCTCTCAATCAAGGCTTTAGCAAATGGGCCGAGAACCGGGGCATCCCCCAAGACAAGGCCAAGTTTCCCGGTGAAGCCTACATCATGCTCCATTCCCTCTCCCACCTGCTGATCACCGCCGTATCCCTGGAGTGTGGCTACGCCTCTAGCGCCATCCGCGAACGCATCTATGCCTTCCCAGACATCGGCTATGGCATTCTGCTCCACACCGGCACCTCGGGTTCTGAAGGCACCCTGGGAGGTCTAGTCGAGGTCGGTAGACGGATTGAATACCACCTCGGCAAGGCCCTAGAGCAGGGGCGGCTCTGCTCCAACGACCCGGTCTGCGCCCAGCACAAGCCCGATAACATCCAGGAAGACCGATTTCTGCACGGGGCTGCCTGCCACGGTTGTCTGCTCATCGCTGAGACCTCCTGCGAACGACGCAATGAGATGCTTGATCGCGCCTTGGTCACCAGCACTGTCGAGGGGTTAGGGGCCGAGTTCTTTCCCGATGGGGTCTACTGA
- a CDS encoding DUF3368 domain-containing protein, which translates to MPETTQIVINTSPLIALVAAWGDLIRLEPLYEKVWVPFEVCQEISRGGTSQLAVPEFDQATWLHKQATALAISPFLLNALDLGEASVIQLALDQNITTVCIDEAVGRRVARLNGLTLTGSVGILLKAKQRDPSLSVKAAIDNMLSRKIRLSETVINIALRQAGELD; encoded by the coding sequence ATGCCTGAGACAACTCAGATTGTGATCAACACTTCTCCCCTCATCGCGCTAGTAGCAGCCTGGGGAGACTTAATCCGCTTAGAGCCTCTCTATGAAAAGGTTTGGGTGCCCTTCGAGGTCTGCCAAGAAATTTCAAGAGGGGGCACCAGTCAACTTGCCGTACCCGAGTTTGATCAGGCTACCTGGCTCCATAAGCAAGCCACTGCCCTAGCTATATCTCCCTTTCTGCTCAATGCCCTCGACCTAGGAGAAGCCTCTGTTATTCAACTGGCCCTAGACCAAAACATCACCACGGTTTGCATTGATGAAGCGGTTGGACGGCGGGTTGCCCGACTCAACGGCCTAACCTTAACTGGCTCCGTCGGCATTTTGCTAAAAGCCAAACAAAGAGATCCGTCACTGTCGGTTAAAGCTGCCATCGACAACATGCTCAGCCGCAAGATTCGCCTCAGCGAGACGGTTATCAACATCGCCCTGCGCCAAGCCGGTGAACTGGATTAA
- the drmA gene encoding DISARM system helicase DrmA, which yields MTTSADIRATLVDALNIDLVGPTPHDTDHAEEILRQAPSKWYLTGFLAPFGAPPDLRSDDDADDDLPEEVTTSDSSEDSKTPDKPAARKALFPSSMGLSCLLSGKTTTLEAQVTWGDYIPLTPAEDDHEEDQGKSKRKKKPEHWQRVPQQATLTLPIEERPEPFAIDIPGGSGLNLVVTCRPVLDDRFPYGTKAVSVFLVNYRQVTSGERDTTFAFQTHLNIRCTEGFVPRPDPRSVSTNDPDEAIAALQYRDDYEFAVGHNVSALALEAEGSHCSEVCTTWIPIAEVPRVAPTAPKGVQLGMESLALAPDAATIRGMVGPLVTEYRAWIAIQRAVAISPQEAADVARDLLDRAGRVCDRIEAGLNALQDPQVLEAFQMANRAIATARRRQLSQEEGHPPESFSEPTWRPFQLAFILLNLVGLADPIHDDRKTVDLLFFPTGGGKTEAYLGLAAFTLILRRLKYPGIQAAGLSVLMRYTLRLLTLDQLERASRLICALELERQKVPDKLGTWPFEIGLWVGQGATPNRMGKRGDKDEHSARDRTLDYKRDSKSKPSPIPLERCPWCGEGFTTNSFQLLPTEDAPKTLKIVCVNRICDFRSRNPLPILAVDEPIYRRLPCFIIATVDKFAALPWVGQTGALFGRVTHYQENEGFYSSGDPTPAGRLLEGYLPPPDLIIQDELHLISGPLGTMVGLYETAIDTLCCREENGHTIRPKVIASTATVRRASRQIQALFGRSQVDIFPPPGPDRHDSFFAKTDFKAPGRLYVGVAAQGRSLKVILLRVYLALLAAAQKQWKDAGGKGNKNNPADPYMTLMGYFNSLRELGGSRRIVEDEVNSRLTKYSDRLREGELVGPFLDRKIDEMPEELTSRVSTNKIANTKRRLSTPFHEDDRVDVALATNMISVGLDIIRLGLMVVLGQPKTAAEYIQATSRVGRDKNKPGLVVTLMNIHRPRDRSHYERFESWHNSFYRAVEATSVTPFSPRALDRGLAGVMVALARLGVPAMTSPMGASNLTDQRAAVTAMVEAIARRAEGHSPDLDGEAANDLRVRVRSQVTDLLDTWERILTRETRLQYQKETDLAPALLVDALDLSAEKRPVDEQKFKTQRSLRDVEASVNLWIRDPYTMEGVAGDDE from the coding sequence ATGACTACCTCCGCCGACATTCGCGCCACTCTGGTGGATGCCCTCAACATTGACCTCGTCGGCCCCACCCCCCACGACACCGACCACGCCGAGGAAATCCTCAGGCAGGCTCCCTCCAAGTGGTACCTGACCGGCTTTTTGGCCCCCTTTGGCGCACCCCCCGACCTGCGCTCCGACGACGATGCCGACGACGACCTGCCTGAAGAAGTCACCACCAGCGACTCCAGCGAAGACAGCAAAACTCCCGACAAACCGGCCGCCCGCAAAGCCTTATTTCCCTCCTCCATGGGGCTGAGCTGCTTGCTATCGGGCAAAACCACCACCCTAGAAGCCCAAGTCACCTGGGGAGACTACATTCCCCTCACCCCCGCAGAGGACGACCATGAAGAAGACCAAGGCAAGTCGAAGCGCAAGAAAAAGCCCGAACATTGGCAGCGGGTACCCCAACAGGCCACCCTCACCCTCCCCATTGAAGAACGTCCAGAGCCCTTTGCCATCGACATCCCCGGCGGCAGCGGACTCAACCTGGTGGTCACCTGTCGCCCCGTGCTGGATGATCGCTTCCCCTACGGCACCAAAGCGGTGTCGGTGTTTTTGGTTAACTATCGCCAGGTCACCTCTGGGGAGCGCGACACCACCTTTGCCTTTCAAACCCACCTCAATATCCGCTGCACCGAGGGGTTTGTCCCCCGCCCCGACCCTCGCAGCGTCAGCACCAATGACCCCGATGAGGCCATTGCCGCCCTTCAGTACCGTGACGACTACGAATTTGCCGTAGGCCACAACGTCTCAGCCCTGGCCCTAGAGGCCGAGGGTAGCCACTGTAGCGAGGTCTGTACCACCTGGATACCGATTGCGGAAGTGCCCCGCGTGGCCCCCACCGCGCCAAAGGGGGTACAGCTCGGCATGGAATCTCTGGCCCTAGCCCCCGATGCCGCCACCATTCGAGGCATGGTGGGGCCGCTAGTCACCGAGTATCGCGCCTGGATTGCCATCCAACGGGCCGTAGCCATTAGCCCCCAGGAGGCCGCTGACGTGGCTAGAGACCTGCTAGATCGGGCGGGGCGGGTCTGCGATCGCATCGAAGCCGGTCTCAATGCGCTACAAGACCCCCAGGTGCTAGAAGCGTTTCAGATGGCCAATCGGGCGATCGCCACTGCCCGCCGCCGCCAGCTTAGCCAAGAAGAGGGCCACCCCCCCGAGAGCTTTTCAGAACCGACCTGGCGACCCTTCCAGCTCGCCTTCATTTTGCTCAACCTGGTAGGGCTGGCCGACCCCATCCACGATGATCGCAAGACGGTAGACCTGCTATTCTTCCCCACCGGGGGCGGCAAAACCGAAGCCTATCTGGGCCTAGCTGCCTTCACCCTGATTTTACGGCGGCTCAAGTACCCCGGCATCCAGGCCGCTGGCCTGAGTGTACTGATGCGCTACACCCTGCGCCTGCTCACCCTCGACCAGCTAGAGCGGGCCTCGCGCCTGATCTGCGCCCTAGAGCTAGAGCGGCAAAAGGTGCCCGACAAACTGGGCACCTGGCCCTTTGAAATTGGCCTCTGGGTGGGCCAAGGGGCCACCCCCAACCGCATGGGCAAACGGGGCGATAAGGATGAGCATTCGGCCCGCGATCGCACCCTCGACTACAAGCGAGACAGCAAGAGCAAACCCTCTCCCATTCCCCTAGAGCGCTGCCCCTGGTGCGGAGAAGGATTTACCACAAACTCCTTTCAGCTCTTGCCCACCGAAGACGCCCCCAAGACCCTCAAGATTGTCTGCGTCAACCGCATCTGCGACTTCCGCAGCCGCAATCCCCTACCAATCCTGGCCGTAGACGAGCCGATCTACCGCCGTCTACCCTGCTTTATCATCGCTACGGTCGATAAGTTTGCGGCCCTACCCTGGGTCGGCCAAACGGGTGCCCTGTTTGGTCGAGTCACTCACTACCAGGAGAACGAAGGCTTCTACAGCTCCGGCGACCCCACCCCAGCGGGACGCCTCTTGGAGGGCTATCTCCCTCCGCCCGATTTGATCATTCAAGATGAGCTGCACCTGATTTCTGGCCCACTAGGGACGATGGTGGGTCTCTACGAAACAGCAATTGATACGCTGTGCTGCCGTGAAGAGAATGGCCACACCATTCGCCCCAAGGTAATTGCCTCCACCGCCACTGTGCGTCGGGCTAGCCGCCAGATCCAGGCTCTCTTTGGCCGCAGCCAAGTCGATATCTTTCCGCCCCCTGGCCCCGATCGCCACGATTCATTTTTTGCTAAAACCGACTTTAAAGCGCCCGGTCGGCTCTACGTGGGAGTCGCTGCCCAGGGCCGCAGCTTAAAAGTGATTTTGCTGCGGGTCTATCTGGCCCTGCTAGCAGCGGCCCAGAAACAGTGGAAAGACGCCGGGGGCAAGGGCAATAAAAACAACCCCGCTGACCCCTACATGACCCTGATGGGCTACTTCAACTCCCTGCGAGAGCTGGGGGGCAGCCGCCGTATTGTGGAAGATGAGGTCAACTCTCGTCTAACCAAGTACAGCGATCGCCTGCGAGAGGGTGAGTTAGTCGGCCCCTTCCTCGATCGCAAAATTGACGAGATGCCGGAGGAACTGACCTCGCGGGTGAGCACCAACAAAATCGCCAATACCAAACGCCGCCTCTCTACCCCCTTCCACGAAGATGACCGGGTCGATGTGGCCCTGGCCACCAACATGATTTCAGTCGGCCTCGATATTATTCGCCTGGGGCTGATGGTGGTGCTGGGGCAACCCAAGACCGCTGCTGAATACATCCAGGCCACCAGTCGGGTCGGGCGCGACAAGAACAAACCGGGGCTGGTGGTGACGCTGATGAACATTCACCGCCCCCGCGATCGCTCCCACTACGAGCGCTTTGAGAGCTGGCACAACAGCTTCTACCGGGCGGTCGAGGCCACCAGCGTTACCCCCTTCTCGCCTCGGGCGCTGGATCGCGGGCTAGCGGGAGTCATGGTAGCTCTGGCTCGACTAGGCGTACCCGCGATGACCAGCCCGATGGGGGCCTCTAACCTAACCGACCAACGGGCAGCGGTCACGGCCATGGTGGAAGCCATTGCCCGCCGGGCCGAGGGCCACAGTCCTGATTTAGATGGTGAAGCGGCGAATGATCTGCGGGTGAGGGTGCGATCGCAGGTCACTGACCTGCTCGATACCTGGGAGCGGATTTTGACCCGCGAAACCCGCTTGCAATACCAAAAAGAAACCGACCTGGCCCCCGCCCTGCTGGTCGATGCCCTCGATTTGTCTGCCGAGAAACGTCCCGTCGATGAGCAAAAATTCAAGACCCAGCGCAGTCTGCGCGACGTAGAAGCCAGCGTCAACCTCTGGATTCGAGACCCGTACACCATGGAAGGCGTAGCCGGAGACGACGAATGA
- a CDS encoding SGNH/GDSL hydrolase family protein encodes MVHAVLLGDSIFDNATYVPDGLSVQEHLRVALDALDPDQHQVLLLAVDGDYITDVHDQIRALPVESTHLFLSVGGNDALRYAAQLQSRADSVAAALAALAEMKTEFNYRYGELLKQLSAFKKPLTVCTIYDQASTQDPGLRLLAFTALSLFNDCITRQAIQYGLPLIDLRLVCSDPGDYSAVSPIEPSHQGGQKIAQRIVTVISQHDKSIAHTVCYA; translated from the coding sequence GTGGTACACGCCGTTTTACTGGGCGACTCTATCTTTGACAACGCCACTTATGTGCCAGACGGGTTATCTGTTCAAGAGCACCTGCGCGTAGCGCTGGATGCTTTAGATCCTGATCAGCACCAAGTGCTTTTATTGGCGGTGGATGGTGACTACATCACAGATGTTCACGACCAAATCAGGGCATTGCCCGTGGAGTCTACCCACCTGTTTTTGAGCGTTGGTGGTAACGATGCCCTCAGATATGCTGCCCAGTTGCAGAGCCGAGCCGATTCCGTGGCCGCAGCCCTAGCGGCATTGGCGGAGATGAAGACAGAGTTTAACTACCGATATGGTGAACTTCTGAAACAGCTGTCGGCATTTAAAAAACCGCTGACCGTCTGCACCATCTACGACCAAGCCTCTACCCAAGACCCTGGGCTGCGTCTATTGGCCTTTACGGCTCTGTCGCTCTTTAACGACTGCATTACCCGGCAAGCGATTCAGTATGGTCTGCCCCTGATCGATCTGCGGTTGGTCTGCTCTGACCCAGGTGACTATTCTGCCGTTTCGCCCATTGAGCCTTCCCACCAAGGGGGACAGAAGATTGCCCAACGGATTGTTACGGTCATCAGCCAGCACGACAAGTCGATCGCCCACACTGTCTGTTATGCCTAA
- a CDS encoding DUF433 domain-containing protein, with amino-acid sequence MNAKLVESLVQAIESLPQEDYALFQEQLTTRSVQKTPGVCGGHARIRSTRIAVWTLISLQNQGADDDELLHNFPGLTPFDLIAARSYYASQPEEIDSAIADIHDYEVPCEGESTSQVLTITQN; translated from the coding sequence ATGAACGCCAAACTTGTAGAATCCCTCGTTCAGGCGATCGAGTCCTTACCCCAAGAGGACTATGCCCTGTTTCAAGAACAGCTCACTACCCGCAGCGTGCAGAAAACACCAGGGGTTTGCGGTGGCCATGCCCGCATTCGCAGTACCCGCATTGCCGTGTGGACACTCATCTCCCTACAAAACCAGGGAGCCGACGATGACGAGTTGCTGCACAACTTCCCTGGGCTTACCCCCTTTGATTTGATCGCAGCACGGTCTTACTATGCCAGCCAGCCAGAAGAGATCGATAGCGCGATCGCCGACATTCACGATTACGAAGTTCCCTGTGAGGGAGAAAGTACATCACAGGTTCTCACGATTACGCAAAACTAG